The Teredinibacter sp. KSP-S5-2 genome includes a window with the following:
- a CDS encoding monovalent cation:proton antiporter-2 (CPA2) family protein, which translates to MEHSNPHIAVPYLIETVAFLLTVVVIVPLFKKLKISPILGYLAVGAIIGPHSIALVKDAQEVQHLAELGVIFLLFTIGLELSFDRLRSYSKLIFGLGTMQVLFSALAIGAVAVLWGNPVKASIIIGLCLALSSTAMVVQLLKESGQMSATHGRTSFAVLLLQDLAVVPILILLSVFGSQSEQNIWHSIAISLIHAFSAVGLIIILGRYVLRYLFRVASKTNSVDVFTATMLLTILAISLATGLAGLSMALGAFLAGLLLAETEFRHQIEVEIEPFKGLLLGLFFMGVGMNLDFIVAVENGFWVLASVFGLILVKAIIGTLLSRCFKLTWTDSMRTGLLLSEAGEFAFVVIGQASAAYNLIDQETGQFMIVVAGLSMILTPALAALGNTIAKRKPLVEKYEQMLLPENEEIHKHVIIGGFGRVGKSVAAVLKSQSVPYIALDMNIDNVKKFRESDEPVYYGDAARPELLENAGANQASVLLITMDDPISAENAVSSAREHWPELPIVVRARDTDFKLELIAAGANAVVPEPLEASLQLSGHVLEYTGMQKHEVEQCVQLIRAHNYQEIIHPKL; encoded by the coding sequence ATGGAACACTCAAACCCACATATTGCCGTGCCCTACCTCATTGAGACAGTTGCTTTTTTGCTGACGGTGGTCGTTATTGTTCCATTATTTAAAAAGCTGAAAATCAGTCCAATTCTCGGCTATCTCGCTGTTGGGGCAATTATTGGCCCACATAGTATTGCTTTGGTTAAAGATGCACAGGAAGTGCAGCACCTCGCTGAGCTGGGGGTTATATTCTTATTGTTCACCATTGGTCTTGAACTGTCTTTTGATCGCCTCAGATCCTATTCAAAACTTATCTTTGGGCTTGGCACCATGCAGGTGCTCTTTTCCGCACTCGCTATCGGCGCTGTCGCAGTTTTATGGGGTAACCCGGTTAAAGCCTCGATTATTATTGGCTTGTGTCTGGCGTTATCATCAACGGCCATGGTGGTTCAACTTTTAAAAGAAAGCGGGCAAATGTCAGCCACCCACGGACGCACCAGTTTTGCGGTGCTGCTCTTACAAGACCTGGCCGTTGTTCCCATACTTATTTTGCTATCGGTGTTTGGCAGCCAGAGCGAGCAGAATATCTGGCACAGCATTGCGATTTCTTTAATACATGCCTTTTCGGCTGTTGGCTTAATTATTATTCTCGGTCGCTATGTTCTACGTTATCTGTTTCGTGTCGCGTCAAAAACCAATAGCGTTGACGTATTTACCGCAACCATGCTGCTGACTATTTTGGCAATATCCCTTGCTACCGGACTAGCGGGTTTATCCATGGCACTCGGCGCTTTTCTTGCTGGCTTACTGTTGGCAGAAACTGAATTCAGGCACCAAATCGAGGTGGAAATCGAACCCTTCAAAGGGCTACTACTCGGCCTGTTTTTTATGGGCGTGGGTATGAACCTCGATTTTATCGTCGCCGTTGAGAATGGCTTTTGGGTATTGGCTTCGGTATTTGGTCTTATCTTAGTTAAAGCAATTATCGGCACACTATTATCACGGTGCTTTAAATTAACCTGGACTGACTCCATGAGAACAGGTCTTCTGCTATCTGAGGCAGGGGAATTTGCATTTGTCGTAATCGGACAAGCGTCTGCCGCCTACAACTTAATAGATCAAGAGACCGGACAGTTTATGATTGTTGTCGCAGGTCTTTCGATGATCCTGACTCCAGCACTTGCTGCGCTTGGTAATACCATTGCCAAAAGAAAACCTCTGGTGGAAAAGTACGAGCAAATGCTTTTGCCTGAGAATGAAGAAATACACAAGCATGTGATCATCGGCGGCTTTGGTCGGGTTGGTAAATCCGTAGCTGCAGTACTAAAAAGTCAGTCTGTTCCCTACATCGCACTGGATATGAACATCGATAATGTTAAAAAGTTTCGTGAGTCCGACGAGCCTGTTTATTACGGTGATGCTGCACGCCCGGAACTACTGGAAAATGCAGGTGCAAATCAGGCTTCTGTGCTTCTAATAACAATGGATGATCCGATTTCCGCGGAAAATGCTGTTTCCAGCGCAAGAGAGCATTGGCCAGAACTGCCAATTGTTGTGCGGGCACGGGACACGGATTTTAAACTCGAACTGATTGCAGCTGGAGCAAATGCAGTGGTCCCGGAGCCACTCGAAGCCAGCCTACAGCTTTCAGGCCATGTTTTAGAATATACCGGAATGCAAAAACACGAAGTTGAGCAGTGCGTCCAATTAATTCGAGCGCATAATTATCAGGAAATCATTCATCCGAAACTCTAA